In Constrictibacter sp. MBR-5, a single genomic region encodes these proteins:
- a CDS encoding helix-turn-helix domain-containing protein: PVGSLINVTSRGSFLNADTPAKGVKLARRNTAEFETNIRKERQLEGIAKAKAAGVYKGRPPSIDAEKVKAMHAEGMGGTEIARAMGIGRASVYRMLGK; encoded by the coding sequence GGCCGGTGGGCAGTCTGATCAACGTCACCAGCAGGGGGTCATTTTTGAACGCCGATACCCCCGCCAAGGGGGTCAAACTTGCACGCCGAAACACAGCCGAGTTCGAGACCAACATCCGCAAGGAACGCCAGCTAGAGGGCATCGCCAAGGCGAAGGCCGCTGGCGTCTACAAGGGCCGTCCCCCGTCAATCGACGCTGAGAAGGTCAAGGCGATGCACGCTGAGGGCATGGGCGGCACTGAGATCGCCCGCGCCATGGGCATCGGCCGCGCTTCCGTCTATCGGATGCTCGGCAAGTGA